A segment of the Echinicola strongylocentroti genome:
ACTGGCATAGGAATAATATGATCGTCCCAATGGAGTATTTTTTTCCGCAATATCTCCGTCAGGCGGGATACTATACAGTCAATGCAGGGAAGACAGATTATAATGTCACCAAGTCTGTTCAGAAGGAAGCATATCCAGTCACTTGGGATGGGCTAAGTGGCTACAGAAGTGACGATGGAAAATCCCCTAACGCCACCTATAATGCCGTCGAAAGAGGGAGCCGGCCATTTTTTGCCCAGTTTAACAATCACACCACCCATATGAGCAGGATGACATCGGTAACTGTGGATATTCGCGAGCCACTGGAATTGGCGATGGAAGATGTCCAGTTGCCGCCTCACGTCCCTGATCTCCCCGAAACCCGGGCTGATTATGCCCTGCACCTCGAAGGTGTCCAAGATACCGATGCATGGGTAGGCGTGTTTTTGGAAGACCTTAAAAAGCGAAAACTACTCCAAAACACGATTATTTTCTTTTTCTCCGATCATGGAGGCTGCCTACCGAGAGGCAAAGCTTTTCCTTTTGAGTCTGGTATGAAGCCAGCGTTGATCGTATATGCTCCGGAAAAGTGGAAGCACCTCTTGCCCGCAAAACCGGGCAGCCGTTCAGACCAACTGGTGGAGTTTGTGGATTTTGGTCCCACATTATTGAGCGTGGCGGGATCGGATGTCCCGGATCATATGCAAGGGAAGGCTTTTATGGGAAAAGCAACAACACCACGAAAATATGCTTACGGCTTCAGGACCAATTCAGAAGATCATTTTGACCCGTCCAGGGTAGTGGCAGACGAACGATTCTATTACATAAAAAATTACACTCCCTACAAGCGCCATGGTCTCAAGCAGTCCTTTCAGTGGGGAATGCCAGCCCAGCAGGCTTGGGACAGCTACTTTTATCTTGGCCATCCAGTGGAGCCCTTTAGGGAATACTATGAACCAAAGCCGCAAGAGTACCTCTTCGACATGAAGAGGGATCCTTATGGTATTATAAACCTTGCCCAAGATCCGGCTCATGGCCAAAAGCTACAGGAGCTCCGGCGGGAAGCCGCCAGTCATGTACAGGAAACAGGTGATTTGGGTTTTTTCCCAAAGGATATCAGGGATGAATTTACCGATTCAGGTAAGTCACTTTATCAATGGGTAAAGGATTCCAACTATGACCTAAAAGGAATGCATGACCTGGTGGAGAAAGCAGCATCACCTCAGGTAGACGATATGGGGGATTTTCTAAAGGGCCTAAGTAGTGAGCGCCCAGAGTGGAGGTGGTGGGCACTATCAGGAATAGCTTACCTCGCTCAGGAAGAAAAAATATCCGAGGGGAGTGAAGAAATCATGCAGCAGTTAAGTGCCGAAAATTATCAAAGTGTCAGAGCTATAGCAGCAGAAGCCCTTGTTTACCTCAATGCCCCCAAGGGATTGGAATTGTTGGTGGAGGAGTGTAAGGAAGGAAACACGTTCGCTGCTTCTTCCCTCGAAAATATCGGTCACCGGGCACTTCCGGTGATGGATGAGATCAGGGAACTGGCCAAGACAGCTGATGCTGGAAGGGTTCGGTTTCAAGCCCGAAGCATCCTTATCAATTTTGGTATGATGGATATGGATGAGCTTTTCACAGCCAAAAGTATCCAACGTTTTATACAAGGGCATCGCCACAGGGTGAGCCACCCAATGCCGACGATTCCATAAAATCCTATAAGATATTACGACCTATGAAAGACCTAACCAACGTACTAATTGTGCTTTTTTCTATTGTGCTACTGCCGCTTCAAGCACAGGAAGTGGTAAAAGGAGAGCTCCGCATCGATACAGCTCATGGCCATGAGCTGGAATTGGGAGCCAGTGGCTTTAATGTAAGGATAGCAGATAAGGTATGGGGCTACACGCATCCGGAGTTTCGCCAAGCCGTCCACCAGCTTCAGCCTGGGTGGTTGAGGTATTTTTCGGGTACTATGGGCGACGCTTTCAGCGCTGCCACAGGACAATATAACCTTGACTATGCCATGATGATGGATCATCGGGGGCAATTCCTCAAGGGGCATCGTTTTACGCAGGTAAAAGGGCCTCATCGCATTATTGATCTATACGACCTGCTCGGAGAGGTTGGGGGAAAGTTAGTGGTGACCATTAACGGATTTACGGAGACTCCGGAAATGACCAAAGCCTTGGCGGAGTTTTGTAAGGACAATCACATCATCGTAGAAGCATGGCAGTTCTGCAATGAACCGTACTTTTATGTGCCCAATCGAAACCGCTACTGGTGGAATGACGGGTATGATTACGCCCAGAAAATGAAACCTCACGCGGATGCCATAAGAGAGGTCTTCCCAGATGCAAAAATGGCCCTTAACTTTACCTGGGATGGTATTTGGGGATTTATGAAAGAAATCAACCGTTATCAGATAGAGAACGGGGCATATTGGAATGTGTTCAGTAAGCATTCTTACGCACCTCACATCGGTGGTAAAGAGAGCTTTGACCAAGCTATGCGAAGAGCCAATTCAAAGATCATCGAAGCCACTTCTGATGAGGCCATGGAGGAAATCGAAGCTTATACTGAAGAAGACATTCCCCTGCTTATCACCGAATTTGGTGTCTGGAACAGGCCATTGAACGGGATTTTTTCGGGGATATACAATACTGAATATACCTTGCGCCAGCTGTCCCATTCCAATGCCTTTTTAATAGGATCGCATGAAGTGAGCAATAAAATCAGGCCTGCCAGTAACAAGAATCAGCTGATAGAAAATGCTTATGCCCAGCAAATCCCAATTGATACCGACACCATCATGTCGGGATTGTATCAAGATGAAGAGGGGAAGGGACTCCAGCTCCTTCACGAAGCCACCAACAATTCCAGAAAGATCAACCCCGTAATTGTAACTGGTACAAGGAAGGTGCCCGGCCTAAAAAATGATAAGGTAGAGTCCGTCTATGCGATGCATTTTGAAGGTGTCAACGGGCTTGATTATTTGGCCGTGACCAATCGGTCCGAATACGCCTATACATTTGATTTAAAGCTGGACAATGAAACGGTGAACGGTGAGTTTACCCACAAGTACATTTGGTCAAAGGTGGCAGAAAATAAAAATGTACCGATCGAAGAGCAGACATACCAGGGCAATACAGTGGCTATCAAGCCCTTTTCTGTGAACGTTATCCAGTGGCCCAATGGAAACAGCCCTTCACATGAGGCGACTAGAATTTACAGTGCCGATGTGGTGGCATCCGGTGTACGCCTGGACTGGTGGGAAAGAAAGAAGGCAAGCAACTATGAAGTGACCATCACAGACCAATCTGGTACTATCAGCCATAAAGAAGTCAATTCTAACCAAACCGTTATTACTGACCTGAAAGAGGGTGAGGAATATACCTTTGAAGTAGCGGCACTGTATAATGACGGTAAAAGCGAGCCTAGCAATCCGGTTACGGTCAACTATGCCCTTCCAGAAGCGCCGAAGATTTTTAAGTTAAGCCAAAGGGACACCACATTTACCTTGTTTTGGGAGAGTGAAAAAAATACCAATGGTTATCAAATCGAGGTGAAATCAAAGGATGGAAGCTTTATGGAGACCTATGATACCAAAAACGTTTTTGGCTATAGGGTTTCAGGTTTGCAGTATGATCAGCAGTATACCATTTCCCTTCGAGCCTATAATGGGTTGGGTACTAGTCAGTCAGCCTCGCATGAAACCATTACGCTGGAGGAAGATTTTCCGATTCCAGCTAGGAATATTTCTGCCACAGAAACCAGGAATGGCAATGTTTATTTGGAGTGGATAGCTCAGGATACACTAAACCCGGGCGTAAGGTATAATATTTACCGAGGAAAGGCTCCCCATGATTTTACGTTGTACCAAGAAGCGGTGGAAGGAACGCATTTTATAGATGAATCCTCAGAAGGCCTGGACTATTTTTACACCGTAAAGGCAGTGAACAGTGCTGGTGAAGCGTCGTTTTACCCCAATGTCGCAACGGTTATCAAAAGAGACCCTGCCTATACGTTGGAGATCAGCGAGGTGACAAGTACAGCAGAGGGGCTGCAAATTAAGGTAGCTACTGAAAATCTGGATGTAGAAAATGCAAGCAGCGTGGGAGTGAAGTTGAATGATGTTTCTTTTTTGAATTTAGAGGAAGTAGGGTTTGAGGCCCAATCGATAAAGAACGACCACTTTGAAGTAGTTATTCCTTGGACCAAATTAAATGGCAACCGGTCCTATTTTGTTAAGGCCTATGTGAAGTCAAGAAGTGGGGAAAAGCGTTCATTACCGCCATTTCATAAGATCAGAACGCCCCAATAAAAGAGGAAAAAATAGATCAAAAGGGATTTTAAAAATCTTTCAAGCGCCCATATCATGATATTGGGCGTTTTTTTGTACCTTCAAGCTCAAAAATAACCGTATAAAACCCTAAATGATTACCCTCCAAAAGTTAAAAAACCTGATCTTGGGATCAGTTGTTCTACTAGTCTTAAGTGCTTTTGAAATAGCTCCCTATTCACATATGGAGTATGGGTATATTTCAGCTGAATCTGGGCTGGACACCGATGAATGTAACTTTACCTACCAAGACAGTGAGGGGTATTTATGGATAGGAAGCAATGAAGGGCTCTACAGATATGATGGCTATGAAATCCTCAATGTGGATGACTTGGTAAAAGAGTCCAGCCTTTCTAAAGTGCGGTTTTTTGACGCGATAGAAGGCGGAAGCCAGACCATTTGGTTTGCCACTTCCAAGGGGGTGTTGAGCTATAATAAGAAAGCTCACCAATTCCGTTTTTTGCAAGCTCCGGAAGATGCCGATTTTCACTTGAACCAAGGCTTCAATAGCATTGCCATTGATAGGGATGAGAATATTTGGTTTGGCGGCCTTCAGGGATTGTACAAGCTAAACACCCAGAATGACAGCGTGTCCAAGTGCCTAGGCACTTGGGGAAATGGAGAAAAGAACCTCAGCATCAAGGACATTGAAGTTAATAATGAAGGAGATGTCTGGGTTGCCACTTGGGGACAGGGAGTGGGATGTTTTGATAAAGAAAAACAACTTTTTGACCTCTACAGGATCTTTAAAAAAGGACCTGTCAAAAGTAAGTACAACGTGTTGACTTCCATTCATTTTGATAGCAAGGACAATTTGTGGTTGGGGACTTGGGACAATGGGCTGTATGTACTGGACATCAATGATAAGAGGAACCCTATCATCCTCAATCATTTTGCAAGAGAGGCAAAGAAAAACACCATTATTGGTAATATCGTCTATGATATAGAGGAGGATGAGAATGGAGGGATGTGGATAGGGACTCCTTACGGGGTAAGTGTCCTTAAGGACTGGGCCACGAGTAGTCCACATTTTTATAATATAACTGCTTCTACCAAGAGGAATGCACTAAACAACAACGAAATCAGAGGCATTTTTAAAGACCAAACCGGTTTGATGTATCTTTCTACGCAGGGGGGAGGGGTGAACAAAGTGAAGATCACCGATCAGTTTTTTAAAACGTTTAATATTTCGCAAGTGGACTCCTTGAAAAAGAGCCAATCGGTGTACAGTTTCATTAAGGATCCACAAAATAGGCTGTTGGTAGGTGTGCAGAGTTTGGCCTTTGGCGTATATGACGTAGAAAAGCAGTTGTTTAAACATTACACTTCCATTCCTGAATACCGTCCCTTACAAAACCTTAATATCAATACAGTAAAAAGCTTTGCTTGGGACAAGAATGGAGTGCTTTGGCTAGGTACCCGTTATAGGGGATTGGTAAAGTATGACACCAACAGTCAACAATACTATAGTATCAGTAATGATTTCGATAATGATGCCTATTCCTTGAAAGAACTTGGCAAAATCGTAATTGATGATAACAACACTATTTGGCTTATCTCAGAAGGAGACCTTTATCGTGTGGACCAAGGAAAGAGCCAGCGGTTTGATGATTTTGAAGTGAAAAAGGTCCCTGTCCTTCTGAGCAATGAAGAGCATGCAGGCACACCGGTCGATTTTGAACTTGGGAAAGACGGGGTCATCTATTTGGCCATGTCCAATGGAAAAATCCTACAATCCAAGGTCGGCATATACACCCAAAACGCACATTTCCAGTTTGAGGAGCTGTACGACTATGGGAATGAGAAATTAGTCAAAGCCTTATATATTGACGACAAGAATTTGTGGATTGGGGGAGAAAATGGGCTTACCCAATTGGCCTTGGATAAGGAAGGAACAGTGGTAAGCACGTACTTGACGCAGTATAGGAAGCTAAAGATCAATTCAATTCTGAAAACAGAAGAGCATATTGTAGGGCTTTCCAATAAAGGCGTATTGATCTTGGCGCTTGATGAGAATGAAAATCCGGTTAATATCCTTTCGGAAGAGGAAGGGCTACAAGGTAATATTTTTATAGGAGGGGCTTTATACCAAGATGGCGATCAGACGTACGTGGGTGGCCATAGTGGTTTTAACATCCTGGATGTCAAAAGAATCGAAATGGACAATTCAGTGCCCAAAATAGCCTTAACCAATATCAGGAGTGCTGACAAGGAGTATTTTAGTTCCAGTGATTTTACCACAGAGCGGCCCTTTGTGGTTTCGTATGCTGATAATGCGATCACGCTTTCCTTTGCCGCTATAGACCTCAGAAACCCAGAGGGATTATACTATGCCTATAAACTGGAAGGGCTGGATAATGAGTGGGCCTATACTACTGCCAGTAACAGGACAGCTACCTACATCAACTTAGAGCCAGGAGAGTATGTATTTAAAGTGAAGGCTACCAATGCCCTCGGAAAATGGACAGGGGAGCAATCTGTATTACCTATTTTTGTCGAAACGGCCCCTTATTTGACTTGGTGGGCTTATTTATTTTATGTTGTTCTTGCTGCTGTAGTGCTCTATTGTTTTTTTATTCTCTATAAAAGACAGGCAAGGGCCAAGGAAGACTTGAGGATCCAGTCAGTGGAAAAATCAAAATCTGAAAAGCTCAACCAATTTAAGCTTCAGTTTTTTACCAATTTGAGTCATGAGTTGTTGACGCCGTTGTCTGTCCTGATGATCATCGCCCAAAAATGGCGGTTCACTGTTTCGAAAGATGCGGAGAAGGAGGTGAAGATATTAAATAGCAATGTGAATAAACTCCATGAGCATATCAAGCAAATGCTTCATTTCCGAAAGGCAGAGACTGGGAATATGACCCTAAACCTCCAAGAAATGTCCTTTGGTGACTTGGCAAGTGACCTGTTGGAAAATTATCAGGTAATGGCCAATGATAAAGAACTCTTGCTTAAAGTGGACATTCAAGGAGACTTGAACGGGAAATTCGATAGGGAAAAATTGGAAATGTGCACCAATAACCTCCTTTCCAATGCCATAAAGTACACCCCAAAAGGAGGCGAAGTGACTTTTTCGGCAACATCCCAAATGAAGGAAGAAAGAGAGTACCTCTTGGTGGTGGTCTCAGATACTGGCAGGGGAATACCGAAAGAAAACCTGGAGAATATTTTTAACCGTTTCTTTAGACTTCGCTCTGTAAACCAATTTGAGGATGGTTTGGGAATCGGACTTGCCCTCACCCAGCACCTGATTACGCTCCAAGGGGGAGAGATAGGTGTAGAAAGTACAGAAGGAAAAGGAGCCAGTTTCCGGTTTATGGTACCGGTAGATGGCGTAATGACAGGTGAAAACACGGCTATTGATAAAATCACCTTTACTGAAGAGGAAGAACTCCACTGGAAATCCTATACTGACCGTAAAAAAGCCAATCCCATTACGGATATAAAATATTCCGGCAAAACCATCCTAATAGTAGAAGATAACCCTGATTTTCTACTGTTAATGGAGACCTACCTGAGTTTATATTACAAAGTCTTGACAGCCGAAAACGGCAAGAAAGCTTTTGAACTGGCGAGCAGTAATGAAATAGACCTGATAGTTTCGGACCTGATGGTGCCGGATATGGATGGTTTTGAGCTGTGTTCCAAAATTAAATCTGATGTCAATACCAGCCATATTCCATTTATCATTGTTACGGCCAGGACAGAGGACCGTGATCGGCTCA
Coding sequences within it:
- a CDS encoding sulfatase-like hydrolase/transferase is translated as MKFHKYSLLAWMTCLLMAAGSGLSLAQEQEKPNILFLVIEDTSPYLLPAYGNEAIDTPNLNFLSDHGVTFDNVFSNAPYCSPARSSLISGSYATTYATDWHRNNMIVPMEYFFPQYLRQAGYYTVNAGKTDYNVTKSVQKEAYPVTWDGLSGYRSDDGKSPNATYNAVERGSRPFFAQFNNHTTHMSRMTSVTVDIREPLELAMEDVQLPPHVPDLPETRADYALHLEGVQDTDAWVGVFLEDLKKRKLLQNTIIFFFSDHGGCLPRGKAFPFESGMKPALIVYAPEKWKHLLPAKPGSRSDQLVEFVDFGPTLLSVAGSDVPDHMQGKAFMGKATTPRKYAYGFRTNSEDHFDPSRVVADERFYYIKNYTPYKRHGLKQSFQWGMPAQQAWDSYFYLGHPVEPFREYYEPKPQEYLFDMKRDPYGIINLAQDPAHGQKLQELRREAASHVQETGDLGFFPKDIRDEFTDSGKSLYQWVKDSNYDLKGMHDLVEKAASPQVDDMGDFLKGLSSERPEWRWWALSGIAYLAQEEKISEGSEEIMQQLSAENYQSVRAIAAEALVYLNAPKGLELLVEECKEGNTFAASSLENIGHRALPVMDEIRELAKTADAGRVRFQARSILINFGMMDMDELFTAKSIQRFIQGHRHRVSHPMPTIP
- a CDS encoding fibronectin type III domain-containing protein, with amino-acid sequence MKDLTNVLIVLFSIVLLPLQAQEVVKGELRIDTAHGHELELGASGFNVRIADKVWGYTHPEFRQAVHQLQPGWLRYFSGTMGDAFSAATGQYNLDYAMMMDHRGQFLKGHRFTQVKGPHRIIDLYDLLGEVGGKLVVTINGFTETPEMTKALAEFCKDNHIIVEAWQFCNEPYFYVPNRNRYWWNDGYDYAQKMKPHADAIREVFPDAKMALNFTWDGIWGFMKEINRYQIENGAYWNVFSKHSYAPHIGGKESFDQAMRRANSKIIEATSDEAMEEIEAYTEEDIPLLITEFGVWNRPLNGIFSGIYNTEYTLRQLSHSNAFLIGSHEVSNKIRPASNKNQLIENAYAQQIPIDTDTIMSGLYQDEEGKGLQLLHEATNNSRKINPVIVTGTRKVPGLKNDKVESVYAMHFEGVNGLDYLAVTNRSEYAYTFDLKLDNETVNGEFTHKYIWSKVAENKNVPIEEQTYQGNTVAIKPFSVNVIQWPNGNSPSHEATRIYSADVVASGVRLDWWERKKASNYEVTITDQSGTISHKEVNSNQTVITDLKEGEEYTFEVAALYNDGKSEPSNPVTVNYALPEAPKIFKLSQRDTTFTLFWESEKNTNGYQIEVKSKDGSFMETYDTKNVFGYRVSGLQYDQQYTISLRAYNGLGTSQSASHETITLEEDFPIPARNISATETRNGNVYLEWIAQDTLNPGVRYNIYRGKAPHDFTLYQEAVEGTHFIDESSEGLDYFYTVKAVNSAGEASFYPNVATVIKRDPAYTLEISEVTSTAEGLQIKVATENLDVENASSVGVKLNDVSFLNLEEVGFEAQSIKNDHFEVVIPWTKLNGNRSYFVKAYVKSRSGEKRSLPPFHKIRTPQ
- a CDS encoding hybrid sensor histidine kinase/response regulator transcription factor, encoding MITLQKLKNLILGSVVLLVLSAFEIAPYSHMEYGYISAESGLDTDECNFTYQDSEGYLWIGSNEGLYRYDGYEILNVDDLVKESSLSKVRFFDAIEGGSQTIWFATSKGVLSYNKKAHQFRFLQAPEDADFHLNQGFNSIAIDRDENIWFGGLQGLYKLNTQNDSVSKCLGTWGNGEKNLSIKDIEVNNEGDVWVATWGQGVGCFDKEKQLFDLYRIFKKGPVKSKYNVLTSIHFDSKDNLWLGTWDNGLYVLDINDKRNPIILNHFAREAKKNTIIGNIVYDIEEDENGGMWIGTPYGVSVLKDWATSSPHFYNITASTKRNALNNNEIRGIFKDQTGLMYLSTQGGGVNKVKITDQFFKTFNISQVDSLKKSQSVYSFIKDPQNRLLVGVQSLAFGVYDVEKQLFKHYTSIPEYRPLQNLNINTVKSFAWDKNGVLWLGTRYRGLVKYDTNSQQYYSISNDFDNDAYSLKELGKIVIDDNNTIWLISEGDLYRVDQGKSQRFDDFEVKKVPVLLSNEEHAGTPVDFELGKDGVIYLAMSNGKILQSKVGIYTQNAHFQFEELYDYGNEKLVKALYIDDKNLWIGGENGLTQLALDKEGTVVSTYLTQYRKLKINSILKTEEHIVGLSNKGVLILALDENENPVNILSEEEGLQGNIFIGGALYQDGDQTYVGGHSGFNILDVKRIEMDNSVPKIALTNIRSADKEYFSSSDFTTERPFVVSYADNAITLSFAAIDLRNPEGLYYAYKLEGLDNEWAYTTASNRTATYINLEPGEYVFKVKATNALGKWTGEQSVLPIFVETAPYLTWWAYLFYVVLAAVVLYCFFILYKRQARAKEDLRIQSVEKSKSEKLNQFKLQFFTNLSHELLTPLSVLMIIAQKWRFTVSKDAEKEVKILNSNVNKLHEHIKQMLHFRKAETGNMTLNLQEMSFGDLASDLLENYQVMANDKELLLKVDIQGDLNGKFDREKLEMCTNNLLSNAIKYTPKGGEVTFSATSQMKEEREYLLVVVSDTGRGIPKENLENIFNRFFRLRSVNQFEDGLGIGLALTQHLITLQGGEIGVESTEGKGASFRFMVPVDGVMTGENTAIDKITFTEEEELHWKSYTDRKKANPITDIKYSGKTILIVEDNPDFLLLMETYLSLYYKVLTAENGKKAFELASSNEIDLIVSDLMVPDMDGFELCSKIKSDVNTSHIPFIIVTARTEDRDRLIGYEVGADSYLTKPINFEVLIYRMESLLKTREKMHADFNTGAILEPKKLTNSSIDETFIVKAKEVVEENMSEPDFTVKVLCDELGMSNSMFYRKIKGILDLTPNEFIKNIRLRRAAQLLEGREMNISDIAYMTGFNDLSYFGVCFKKQYGKSPSNYQKEYSEASTAG